In the genome of Gemmatimonadota bacterium, one region contains:
- a CDS encoding glutamate--tRNA ligase, producing the protein MIVPPPEIRVRFAPSPTGYLHVGGARTALFNWLFARHHGGVFVLRIEDTDRERSSEAMTRAILEGMEWLGLDWDEGPFHQADGVEFHLRDALRLLEAGHAYRCFCTPQLLEEKRARALDLEQAYRYDRTCLLTVPPDEAEQRAAAGQAYAIRFRVPAGRTAWDDAVHGLLEFDNVEIEDFIVLRSDGTPVYNMAVVSDDLRMRITHVIRGDDHISNTPKQILLYQALGREPPHFAHVPMILGPDGRRLSKRHGATSVSEFREQGILPWAMLNFLALLGWSPGTDQEIFEPAELVARFSLEAINKKSAVFDTQKLEWLNGQHLSRTPAERLGPLVTERLVRAGLAQADVLAAHPDWYRRLLDLLKVRARNLDDIVRQARPYLAEQIEYEQEAVQKHWKEPAQVRARLAALRDRFQALPAWDEASLESELRVLAEELGLAAGQLIHPLRVSLTGMAVSPGIFEVLVAMGRDLAQRRLAAALEALDRLAAQFG; encoded by the coding sequence GTGATCGTCCCCCCGCCCGAAATCCGCGTCCGCTTCGCCCCCTCGCCCACCGGCTACCTCCACGTCGGCGGCGCACGCACGGCCCTCTTCAACTGGCTCTTCGCCCGCCACCACGGCGGGGTATTCGTGCTGCGCATCGAAGACACCGACCGCGAGCGTTCGAGCGAGGCCATGACCCGCGCGATCCTGGAGGGAATGGAGTGGCTGGGCCTGGACTGGGACGAGGGGCCGTTCCATCAGGCCGATGGCGTCGAGTTCCACCTCCGCGACGCGTTGCGCCTGCTCGAGGCCGGGCATGCCTACCGCTGCTTCTGTACGCCCCAGCTCCTCGAGGAGAAGCGGGCCCGGGCCCTGGATCTCGAACAGGCGTACCGCTACGACCGCACCTGTCTGCTCACCGTTCCCCCTGATGAGGCGGAGCAGCGCGCCGCGGCCGGCCAGGCGTATGCCATCCGCTTCCGTGTCCCCGCCGGCCGCACAGCCTGGGACGACGCCGTGCATGGACTGCTCGAGTTCGACAACGTCGAGATCGAGGACTTCATTGTTCTGCGCTCGGACGGCACGCCCGTCTACAACATGGCAGTGGTAAGCGACGACCTTCGCATGCGCATCACGCATGTGATCCGGGGCGATGACCACATATCCAACACGCCCAAGCAGATCCTGCTCTACCAGGCGCTGGGCCGCGAGCCGCCGCACTTCGCGCACGTGCCCATGATCCTCGGCCCTGATGGGCGCCGCCTCTCGAAGCGCCATGGCGCCACCTCGGTCAGTGAGTTCCGCGAGCAGGGGATCCTGCCCTGGGCCATGCTCAACTTCCTCGCCTTGCTCGGCTGGTCGCCAGGCACCGATCAGGAGATCTTCGAGCCCGCCGAGCTCGTGGCACGCTTCTCCCTCGAGGCCATCAACAAGAAGAGCGCGGTCTTCGACACGCAGAAGCTGGAATGGCTTAACGGCCAGCACCTCAGCCGCACGCCCGCCGAGCGTCTCGGGCCACTGGTCACGGAGCGTCTGGTCCGGGCCGGCCTGGCCCAGGCCGACGTCCTGGCCGCGCACCCCGACTGGTACCGCCGGCTGCTCGACCTGCTCAAGGTCCGCGCACGGAACCTGGATGATATTGTGCGCCAGGCCCGGCCATACCTGGCCGAACAGATCGAGTACGAGCAGGAAGCGGTTCAGAAGCACTGGAAGGAGCCGGCCCAGGTGCGCGCCCGCCTTGCCGCGCTGCGCGACCGCTTCCAAGCCCTTCCAGCCTGGGACGAGGCCAGCCTCGAGTCCGAGTTGCGCGTGCTTGCCGAAGAGCTGGGCCTTGCTGCCGGCCAGCTCATCCACCCGCTGCGCGTCTCCCTCACGGGAATGGCCGTTTCGCCCGGCATCTTCGAAGTCCTCGTCGCCATGGGGCGCGACCTGGCGCAGCGCCGGCTCGCCGCCGCGCTCGAGGCGCTCGACCGTCTGGCCGCACAGTTCGGCTGA
- a CDS encoding DUF1707 and DUF2154 domain-containing protein, whose amino-acid sequence MPDAPHPPTATLRDTRERTVQALCRHFANDALDMAEFERRLDVAHRAHSAAELERLLIDLPALPVPAGGKEGAAAPAAGSTRAPAARAESAPPAAAPPRERQFVVGIMGGATRRGRWLPARRIFVEAVMGGVELDFREAQLTAGTTEVLVICLMGGVGIIVPPGLAVECGGFALMGGFDNTEEVDAAPAPGRPRLRINGFACMGAVEVDVRLPGESARQARKRRKRSAWQ is encoded by the coding sequence ATGCCCGACGCGCCACACCCGCCCACTGCCACGCTGCGCGACACGCGCGAGCGCACCGTGCAGGCGCTCTGCCGCCACTTCGCCAATGACGCGCTGGACATGGCCGAGTTCGAGCGCCGCCTGGACGTTGCGCACCGCGCCCACAGCGCCGCGGAGCTCGAGCGCCTTCTCATCGACCTGCCCGCGCTTCCTGTCCCCGCGGGCGGGAAGGAAGGCGCCGCCGCCCCAGCCGCCGGGAGCACGCGAGCCCCGGCGGCCCGCGCGGAAAGCGCGCCTCCAGCAGCGGCGCCACCTCGCGAGCGCCAGTTCGTAGTGGGCATCATGGGCGGCGCGACCCGCAGGGGGCGCTGGCTGCCCGCCCGCCGCATCTTTGTCGAGGCCGTCATGGGCGGAGTCGAGCTCGATTTCCGCGAGGCCCAGCTCACCGCCGGCACCACCGAGGTGCTGGTGATCTGCCTGATGGGCGGCGTGGGCATCATTGTGCCGCCCGGGCTCGCCGTCGAGTGCGGCGGCTTTGCCCTCATGGGCGGCTTCGACAACACCGAAGAAGTCGACGCCGCGCCTGCGCCCGGCCGGCCCCGCCTCCGAATCAACGGCTTTGCGTGCATGGGCGCGGTCGAGGTGGATGTCCGCCTGCCCGGCGAGAGCGCACGTCAGGCCCGCAAACGGCGCAAGCGCTCGGCGTGGCAGTGA